The genomic window CGGACGACCGTGCGCCGCCTGGAGCGCCCGGGCGCCCTCGAACTGGAGGCGCACAGCGGCCCGCTGGGCACGGCGCGGATCGCCTTCGACATCCGCCCCTGGGGCGACGAGACGCTCGTGATCCTGAACGAGCACCCCTTGCAGGGTCTCGGCGGCATCCTGCACAACGTCGTCGTCGACGCCGCACTCCAGATCCGGCACCGGGCGATGCTGGCCCGGCTGGGCGACGTGGTCGACGCCCGCGCGAAGGGCCTCGACGGGCCCCGGTGACGACGCTGCCCGGAACCGGGCCCCGGGCCCGGCGTCAGCCCCGTGTCCTGGCCGCGCACTCCGTCACGGCGGTGCGCAGGCTGCCCGAGCGAGCCAGCAGGTCACGCTGGATCCGCGCCCCTGTCCCCCGCGTCTCCACGTCCCGCAGCGCCTTCTCCGCCGGCCCGAGGTCGCCGCTCTCCTCCAGCGCGTCGCTCACATGGGCGAGCAGGGCGCGTGCCACATCGGCCGCCGGAGCGGGGCACATGGTGCGGGGGTCGAGCAGCTGTCCGTCCATGCCGGAGCGGCCGGCCTGCCATGCGGCCATGCGGAGCGTGCTCACGGCCACCGGGTCCGGCTCCGTCCCCGTCCGCCAGTCGCGTGCGGCCGTCTCGACGAGACCGCGCGCGAGGGTGGCCAGCAGCACGGTGTCGGCGGGGTCCAGGCACACATCGGCGACCCGGATCTCCACCGTGGGGTAGCGGTACGAAAGCCGGGCGTCGAAGTAGATCATCCCCTCGTCGCGCAGCACCCCGGTGGCGACCAGGGCGCGCACTCTGTCGTGATAGGCGTCGGCGGATCCGAACACCTCCACCGGTCCGGCGGACGGCCAGCGCCCCCACACCCTGCTCCGGTAGCTGTCGTAGGAGGTGTCCCTGCCCTGCCAGAAAGGGGAGTTCGCGCTCAGGGCGAGCAGGACCGGGAGCCAGGGACGCATCCGGTCGAGTACGGCGACGCCCTCCTCGTCGGAGTCCACCGACACGTGCACGTGGCAGCCGCCCGTCAGCTGTTCCTGCGCCGTCAGGCCGAACCGCTCCGCCAGCCACCGGTAGCGCTCGTCCTCCCCGATGGACGGGCTCACCGGGAGCGGCGAGGTGGCCAGGGCCGCCACACCGGCGCCCGCGTGCGCGGCGCTGCGCGCCGCCTCGGCCCGCGAGCGGCGTATCTCCTCGGCGATGTCCGTCATCGTGGCGCACGGCCGGGTGGCGAACTCCAGTTGCTGGTCGTGGAGCTCGGACTCGAAGGCCGACTCCCCCTCGGCCCGCCGTTCGGCCAGGGCCAGCACGGCCGTCGACAGTGCCTGCGGCTCGCCGCTCTCCGCGTCCACGAGCAGCAGCTCTTCCTCGACACCGACAGTCCGCACCTTCGCACCCCTTTTTTTGCCGCCTGCTCCCCGTTCACACCGGCGGGTACCCCGGGGGGTCCCTTTCAAGTGTGCGCTTTCGGGGTGCGCGGCCGGAGGCGTCGTTCCGGCCGGGTTCTCCGGCCCGTCGGTGCGGGAAGCGTCTACCGGCGGGCCCTCCTGCGGAAGAAGTAGGCCCCGCAGAGCAGTCCGGCGACGAAGACGCCGAGCAGCGCCGCCCAGAGCGGCATCGTGACCTCGGGGATGATCACACGGATGGTGACCTCGTCCGTGTTCACGCAGATGAAGACGAGAGCCAGCACCGCGAGGAGGGTGACGGCGATCCGCGCGGGCGTGAAGGCCCCGGTGCCTCTGGATACGTCCTTGGGGCTCATGCGCGGCCCTTTCGCTGGGTCATGGGGTTCCGGGGCCGGGAGCGGCGGTCCCCGGCCCCCAGGATGCATCCACCGCCGGTCCGGTGGGCGGTGGAGCGGGCCGTACGGGTGAGGAGGGTCAGCCGACGACGGGGAGCTCCAGGACCCCGGTGTCCTGGGGGGCGCTGACGACGGTGACGGGCTTGACGCCCCGGTTGCCGAAGTACGCGTCATCGCTCGCGGCGATCACGAACCGCAGCCGGTGCCCGGTGTCGTACCGGTGCACGATGCCCGGCAGCTCGACGGTGAAGGGGCGGGTGACGTCCGGGACGCGTACGGGCGCGACCAGGCGGTTGACGAGTTTCTGGGTCCCGTCCGGTGCCACGTCGTAGACCTTCGTGAACAGCACGAGCCTGTCGGCGGCGTCACCGCTTCCCTGGGCCCGCTGCGCCTTCGGTGAGACGACCTTCAGCGTGGCCCTCGGGGCGCCGACCACGTCGAGCGGGGCGGTCAGGGGTGCGCCGGTCCAGTCGAGGTAGGTGCCCTTGATGTCGTACGGTGCCCGGTCGGGCAGGCCGATGAGGCCGGCCAGGGAGCTCTCGGAGTGGCTGCTCGGCAGGAGCCAGTTGGTGTACGTGCGGCTCCCCCGGACGACGTCCGTGCGGCTGTCCACGAGGGCGCCGTCACCGGAGAGGTACATCGTGCGGGAGGTGCCGGGCACGGCCGCCGCGGTGCCGTAACCGGAGTCCCAGTCACGGTAGTAGGCGAACTCGGGTCCCGTGGCGGTGGAGTCGTCGTGCCGGAGGTAGCGGTCGAACCAGGCGAGGATCCGCTGTCCGACGTAACTGGTCTCCAGGTTGCCGGTGGCGAGGTCGAGTTCGCCGGGCACCGATCCGCCGCTGTGGCCCCAGGCCTGCCAGATCATCTTCGTCGTCGTGCCCCGCGCCTTCAGGGCGCGGTAGGTGGCGGTGGCCTCGTTGAGGTTGAACAGACTGTCGGCCTGGCCCTGCACGAGCAGGGTCGGCGCTGTGACGCCGGACAGGTAGGAGACGGGTGAGACGCTCCGCGCGTACGTCAGCATGTCCCGGGTCGCGGCGTCCGGGTAGCGGCCGGAGTTCAGGAGGCGGATGGTCCGGCACGCCTGCGCGGCGAAGTGCAGGCAGGCGGGACTGCCGAACCGGGACGGGTCGAGGCTCGGCACCAGCAGTGGCTGCCCCTCGCCCATGAGGTAGAAGCCGTTGGTCCACTGCCACTTGAACACACCGGGCGTGCCGGAGGAGACACCCCCGTCCGCCCCGGCCGCGTTGGGGGCGAGCGAGTACGCCAGGTCGTTCCAGGTGATCAGCGGGACGAGCGCGTCCACGCGGCCGTCGGCGGAGGCGGTGGCGAGTTGGACCGCTCCGCCGTACGAGCCCCCGATCATGCCGACCACGGGGTCGCCCGGCGCGTCCGTGGTGACGTAGTCGGCCCTGGTCCCGTCGTCGGCGGCCCGCGTCCCGGCGAGGAAGTCGACGAGGCCGGAGGCGGCCCTGCCGTCGATCGCGGGATCGTCCAGCGTGATGAGGCAGCCCGACTTGCCGAAGCCCAGGCCGGAGTAGACGAGACCGACGTAGCCGCGTTCGGCGAAGGCCCTGCCGATGGCGTCGGTCGAGCCGTCGGACTTGCTGCCGCCGAAGCCGTTGGTGGCGAGAACGGCCGGAGCCGGGTGCTGCGCGTCGACACCGGCGGGCCGGTAGAGGTCGGCGTCCACGGTGCACGTGCGGCCGCCCGCACGCACGGTGAACTCCAGTGGGGTGACGGTGTACCGGTCCGCCGCCGACGCCTCGGGGGCGGACGTCAGGGCGAGGGGGGCGAGCAGTGCCACCCCGGCGAGCAAGGTGAGCGGACGGCGGAATCTGGACACGGCACGCGACACATGGACCTCCACACCGAGGACACCTTACCGACTGGTAAGTACCGGGCCCGGCCCATGCTGTGACACGGCTCATACCGATGTCAACGCACTGGAGCGGGGTTTCGCAGGATGATTCCGCCGGCGCGCGGCGGAACCGGCACGGGGCCCGCCACGGACCGACGCCGGGACGGGCAACGACTGACGCGGCCTCAGATCAGCGCCGGAACCTGCACCGTGAGCGTGCAACGGCCGCCGTCGGCGGGTGCGTCGAGCACGGCGGGCACGCCGAGCGGGACGGTCAGCGCGGTGGGGCCGTGGCCGAAGCCCAACTCCTCGACCACCGGCACACCGAGCCCGCCGAGCCGGTCGGCGAGTACCGCCCGCACCTGCTCGTACGGCCCGCAGTCCTGCCACGATCCGCAGGCCACACCCGATATCCCGTCCAGCGCACCGATGCGCAGCAGCCGCGTCAGGATGCCGTCGAGGCGGTACGCGTCCTCGGTGATGTCCTCGATCATGAGCAGGCCGCCGCGGGCGGACGTCCGGGCTCCCGGGGTGCCCGCGTCGGCGGCGAGCAGGCTCACGCAGCCGCCGTAGGTGACGCCGCGGGCGCTGCCGGGAACCAGCGCGGCCGCCCCGTCCAGCCCCAGGGTGCGCACCGTGTCGGGTTCGAACAGCGTGGACCGCAGGCCGGCCTGGGTGGCCTCGTCCTTCAGGAACACCTCGGTGGCGACCATCGGGCCGTGCAAGGTCGAGAATCCGGCCCGGAGTGCGAACGCCTCGTGCAGGACGGTGATGTCGCTGTAGCCGACGAAGGCCTTGGGCCCGGCGGCCCGGATCGCCGGCCAGTCCAGGAGATCGACCATGCGGTGGGCGCCGTACCCTCCCCGCGCGCACAGCACGGCATCGACGGACGGGTCGCACCACGCCTCCTGGAGGTCGCGTGCACGGTTCTCGTCCGTACCCGCGA from Streptomyces sp. NBC_01341 includes these protein-coding regions:
- a CDS encoding S66 peptidase family protein; this translates as MTLEPLVRPARLRPGARVAVVAPSGPVPADRLERGLDLLRGWDLDPVVAPHVRDTHPELGHLAGTDENRARDLQEAWCDPSVDAVLCARGGYGAHRMVDLLDWPAIRAAGPKAFVGYSDITVLHEAFALRAGFSTLHGPMVATEVFLKDEATQAGLRSTLFEPDTVRTLGLDGAAALVPGSARGVTYGGCVSLLAADAGTPGARTSARGGLLMIEDITEDAYRLDGILTRLLRIGALDGISGVACGSWQDCGPYEQVRAVLADRLGGLGVPVVEELGFGHGPTALTVPLGVPAVLDAPADGGRCTLTVQVPALI
- a CDS encoding SRPBCC family protein, translated to MAMRQHVIHHPPSALWAVLEQPGLYSAWVVGTQDSRLLEGRWPDVGSSIEYTLRLGPKDFRGRTTVRRLERPGALELEAHSGPLGTARIAFDIRPWGDETLVILNEHPLQGLGGILHNVVVDAALQIRHRAMLARLGDVVDARAKGLDGPR
- a CDS encoding CocE/NonD family hydrolase, encoding MEVHVSRAVSRFRRPLTLLAGVALLAPLALTSAPEASAADRYTVTPLEFTVRAGGRTCTVDADLYRPAGVDAQHPAPAVLATNGFGGSKSDGSTDAIGRAFAERGYVGLVYSGLGFGKSGCLITLDDPAIDGRAASGLVDFLAGTRAADDGTRADYVTTDAPGDPVVGMIGGSYGGAVQLATASADGRVDALVPLITWNDLAYSLAPNAAGADGGVSSGTPGVFKWQWTNGFYLMGEGQPLLVPSLDPSRFGSPACLHFAAQACRTIRLLNSGRYPDAATRDMLTYARSVSPVSYLSGVTAPTLLVQGQADSLFNLNEATATYRALKARGTTTKMIWQAWGHSGGSVPGELDLATGNLETSYVGQRILAWFDRYLRHDDSTATGPEFAYYRDWDSGYGTAAAVPGTSRTMYLSGDGALVDSRTDVVRGSRTYTNWLLPSSHSESSLAGLIGLPDRAPYDIKGTYLDWTGAPLTAPLDVVGAPRATLKVVSPKAQRAQGSGDAADRLVLFTKVYDVAPDGTQKLVNRLVAPVRVPDVTRPFTVELPGIVHRYDTGHRLRFVIAASDDAYFGNRGVKPVTVVSAPQDTGVLELPVVG
- a CDS encoding LapA family protein; translation: MSPKDVSRGTGAFTPARIAVTLLAVLALVFICVNTDEVTIRVIIPEVTMPLWAALLGVFVAGLLCGAYFFRRRARR
- a CDS encoding glutamate--cysteine ligase 2, producing the protein MRTVGVEEELLLVDAESGEPQALSTAVLALAERRAEGESAFESELHDQQLEFATRPCATMTDIAEEIRRSRAEAARSAAHAGAGVAALATSPLPVSPSIGEDERYRWLAERFGLTAQEQLTGGCHVHVSVDSDEEGVAVLDRMRPWLPVLLALSANSPFWQGRDTSYDSYRSRVWGRWPSAGPVEVFGSADAYHDRVRALVATGVLRDEGMIYFDARLSYRYPTVEIRVADVCLDPADTVLLATLARGLVETAARDWRTGTEPDPVAVSTLRMAAWQAGRSGMDGQLLDPRTMCPAPAADVARALLAHVSDALEESGDLGPAEKALRDVETRGTGARIQRDLLARSGSLRTAVTECAARTRG